A DNA window from Amycolatopsis sp. DSM 110486 contains the following coding sequences:
- the nuoL gene encoding NADH-quinone oxidoreductase subunit L, whose translation MTASSWLLVALPALGALILLLSGKRAKAWGHLLGTATVALAFVYAVILFFSTAGNATENINLYSWIPAGQLQVDFGLRIDALSLTFVLLITGVGMLIHFYSIGYMADDEGRYRFFAYLNLFVASMLILVLGNSFVTLYLGWEGVGLASYLLIGWYQNRPSAATAAKKAFLMNRVGDVGLALAIFLMFKYTGSTGYTQVFDGLTNGQIPPAAITAIAILLLLGACGKSGQFPLQAWLPDAMEGPTPVSALIHAATMVTAGVYLVARSNVIFSATPDGRLVVTLVGAVTLLIGCIVGCAYDDIKKVLAYSTVSQIGYMMLAVGLGPGIYALGIMHLVAHGFFKAGLFLGAGSVMHGMNDEVDMRKFGGLAKKMPITFVTFGLGYLALIGFPFLAGYYTKDAIIEAAFGQEGWRGWVFGLAGIIGAGLTAFYMTRLMMMTFFGKSRWKEIKSSDGRDFHPHESKPIMWIPMAILAIGSVGSGAFFAIGDRFENWLAPTVGEFHEAEHAPISADAIPWLTIALALIGALLAVWIFRPGRDIPVERPQRVSWVVRAARKDLYGNALNETLVARPGTWLARALVYVDNRGVDGAVNGLAAALGGGSGRLRRMQTGFVRSYALSMLGGTFLLLAALLLVRFS comes from the coding sequence GTGACCGCATCATCGTGGCTGCTGGTGGCCCTTCCGGCCCTCGGAGCCCTGATCCTCCTGCTTTCCGGGAAACGGGCGAAGGCCTGGGGGCATCTGCTCGGCACCGCCACCGTCGCCCTGGCGTTTGTCTACGCAGTGATCCTTTTCTTCTCGACGGCGGGCAACGCGACCGAGAACATCAACCTGTACTCGTGGATTCCGGCGGGTCAGCTCCAGGTGGACTTCGGGCTGCGCATCGACGCGCTGTCGCTGACGTTCGTCCTGCTGATCACCGGCGTCGGCATGCTGATCCACTTCTACTCGATCGGCTACATGGCCGACGACGAGGGCCGATACCGCTTCTTCGCGTACCTGAACTTGTTCGTCGCCTCGATGCTGATCCTGGTACTGGGCAACAGCTTTGTGACGCTGTACCTCGGCTGGGAAGGCGTGGGTCTCGCGTCGTACCTGCTCATCGGCTGGTACCAGAACCGCCCGTCCGCGGCCACCGCCGCGAAGAAGGCGTTCCTGATGAACCGCGTCGGTGACGTCGGGCTCGCGCTGGCGATTTTCCTGATGTTCAAGTACACCGGCTCCACCGGGTACACCCAGGTCTTCGACGGCCTCACCAACGGGCAGATCCCGCCGGCCGCGATCACCGCGATCGCAATCCTGCTGCTGCTCGGCGCCTGCGGTAAGTCGGGCCAGTTCCCGCTGCAGGCCTGGCTCCCGGACGCGATGGAGGGCCCGACCCCGGTTTCGGCCCTGATCCACGCGGCAACGATGGTCACCGCGGGCGTCTACCTCGTCGCCCGCTCCAACGTGATCTTCTCCGCGACGCCGGACGGCCGGCTGGTCGTCACGCTCGTCGGCGCGGTCACGCTGCTGATCGGGTGCATCGTCGGCTGTGCCTACGACGACATCAAGAAGGTGCTCGCCTACTCCACCGTCAGCCAGATCGGCTACATGATGCTGGCGGTCGGCCTCGGGCCGGGCATCTACGCGCTGGGCATCATGCACCTCGTGGCCCACGGCTTCTTCAAGGCCGGGCTCTTCCTCGGGGCCGGTTCGGTCATGCACGGCATGAACGACGAGGTCGACATGCGCAAGTTCGGCGGCCTGGCCAAGAAGATGCCGATCACGTTCGTCACCTTCGGCCTCGGGTACCTCGCGCTGATCGGCTTCCCGTTCCTCGCGGGCTACTACACCAAGGACGCGATCATCGAAGCCGCGTTCGGCCAGGAAGGCTGGCGCGGCTGGGTGTTCGGCCTCGCCGGCATCATCGGCGCCGGGCTCACCGCGTTCTACATGACGCGCCTGATGATGATGACCTTCTTCGGCAAGTCGCGCTGGAAGGAGATCAAGAGCTCCGACGGGCGCGACTTCCACCCGCACGAGTCCAAGCCGATCATGTGGATCCCGATGGCGATCCTGGCGATCGGGTCGGTCGGCTCCGGTGCGTTCTTCGCGATCGGCGACCGGTTCGAGAACTGGCTGGCCCCGACCGTCGGCGAGTTCCACGAGGCCGAGCACGCCCCGATCTCGGCCGACGCGATCCCGTGGCTCACCATCGCGCTCGCCCTGATCGGCGCGCTCCTCGCGGTCTGGATCTTCCGGCCCGGCCGGGACATCCCGGTCGAGCGCCCGCAGCGCGTCTCCTGGGTCGTCCGGGCGGCTCGCAAGGACCTGTACGGCAACGCCCTCAACGAGACGCTGGTCGCCCGCCCGGGCACCTGGCTCGCGCGGGCGCTGGTGTACGTCGACAACCGCGGGGTCGACGGGGCGGTCAACGGCCTCGCCGCGGCCCTCGGCGGCGGGTCCGGCCGGCTGAGGCGCATGCAGACCGGGTTCGTCCGGTCGTACGCGCTGTCCATGCTCGGCGGCACGTTCCTGCTTCTGGCGGCCCTTCTGCTGGTGAGGTTCTCCTGA
- the nuoI gene encoding NADH-quinone oxidoreductase subunit NuoI, giving the protein MGATDFLNPIKGFGVTFAMMFKKVATEEYPEAGAPAAPRYHGRHQLNRHPDGLEKCVGCELCAWACPADAIFVEGGNNTEEERFSPGERYGADYQINYLRCIGCGLCIEACPTRSLTMINFYELADDDRQRLIYTKEDLLAPLLPGMEQPPHPMRLGDNEQDYYVNGPELAKAQQQEAKQ; this is encoded by the coding sequence ATGGGGGCAACTGACTTCCTCAATCCCATCAAGGGTTTCGGCGTCACCTTCGCGATGATGTTCAAGAAGGTCGCCACTGAGGAGTACCCGGAGGCCGGTGCCCCGGCCGCGCCGCGGTACCACGGTCGCCACCAGCTCAACCGCCACCCGGACGGGCTGGAGAAGTGCGTCGGCTGCGAGCTGTGCGCCTGGGCCTGCCCGGCCGACGCGATCTTCGTCGAAGGCGGCAACAACACCGAGGAGGAGCGCTTCTCCCCGGGTGAGCGGTACGGCGCGGACTACCAGATCAACTACCTGCGCTGCATCGGCTGCGGGTTGTGCATCGAGGCCTGCCCCACGCGGTCCCTGACGATGATCAACTTCTACGAGCTCGCCGACGACGACCGTCAGCGGCTCATCTACACCAAGGAAGACCTGCTCGCCCCGCTGCTGCCCGGCATGGAGCAGCCGCCGCACCCGATGCGTCTGGGCGACAACGAGCAGGACTACTACGTGAACGGTCCTGAGCTGGCGAAGGCGCAGCAGCAGGAGGCCAAGCAATGA
- the nuoN gene encoding NADH-quinone oxidoreductase subunit NuoN, whose translation MGPGLSQAPSAQVATPSVDYAAVLPLLIIFGVACVSVLVEAFAPKASRWYAQVFVTVIAILASGVSLIMYATRTAPKAGVTTFAGAISVDQPSLFLWGTLLLLGLGAVFLIADRKVEPGGAFVAQAAISPGTVQDRAQVASATTSQTEVFPLTLFALGGMMAFTAANDLLTMFIALEVLSLPLYLMCGLARRRRLISQESAVKYFLLGAFSSAFFLYGLALLYGYANSVKLADIANAAAGSDRSDTLLFAGLGLLVVGLLFKGSVGPFHTWTPDVYQGAPTPVTAFMAACTKVAAFGAILRVLSVAFSSTSWEWRGVLWAVAIISMAIGAILGLTQTDVKRMIAYSSIAHAGFLLVGAIAMTEDGLSSTLFYLLAYGFTTLAAFGVISLVRDSSGEATHLSAWAGLAKRSPVLAGVFTFLLLALAGIPLTSGFVGKFVVFSAALSDGMAPLVVIALVFSAVAAFFYLRVIVLMYFSEPAADGPTVAIPGGFTTAAITLGVVVTLVLGLVPSFALSWASSGGFAS comes from the coding sequence ATTGGGCCTGGTCTCTCCCAGGCTCCGTCGGCCCAGGTGGCGACACCTTCGGTCGACTACGCGGCCGTGCTGCCGTTGCTGATCATCTTCGGCGTCGCGTGCGTCAGCGTGCTGGTGGAGGCGTTCGCGCCGAAGGCTTCCCGCTGGTACGCGCAGGTCTTCGTGACCGTGATCGCGATCCTCGCGTCCGGGGTCTCGCTGATCATGTACGCCACCCGGACGGCGCCGAAGGCGGGCGTGACCACGTTCGCCGGCGCGATCTCGGTGGACCAGCCGTCGCTGTTCCTCTGGGGCACGCTGCTCCTGCTGGGACTCGGCGCGGTGTTCCTCATCGCAGACCGCAAGGTGGAGCCCGGTGGCGCGTTCGTGGCGCAGGCCGCGATCAGCCCCGGCACCGTGCAGGACCGCGCGCAGGTCGCCTCCGCGACGACGTCGCAGACCGAGGTCTTCCCGCTCACGCTCTTCGCGCTCGGCGGCATGATGGCCTTCACCGCGGCCAACGACCTGCTCACGATGTTCATCGCGCTCGAGGTGCTGAGCCTCCCGCTGTACCTCATGTGCGGCCTGGCCCGGCGGCGCCGGCTCATCTCGCAGGAGTCGGCGGTCAAGTACTTCCTGCTCGGCGCGTTCTCCTCGGCGTTCTTCCTCTACGGCCTCGCGCTGCTCTACGGCTACGCGAACTCCGTGAAGCTCGCCGACATCGCCAACGCCGCCGCCGGCTCGGACCGTTCCGACACGCTGCTGTTCGCAGGCCTCGGTCTGCTGGTGGTGGGGCTGCTGTTCAAGGGCTCGGTCGGCCCGTTCCACACCTGGACGCCGGACGTCTACCAGGGCGCGCCGACTCCGGTCACGGCCTTCATGGCGGCGTGCACGAAGGTCGCCGCGTTCGGCGCCATCCTGCGCGTGCTGTCGGTCGCGTTCTCCTCCACGAGCTGGGAGTGGCGCGGGGTGCTGTGGGCCGTGGCGATCATCTCGATGGCGATCGGCGCGATCCTCGGCCTCACGCAGACCGACGTGAAGCGCATGATCGCGTACTCCTCGATCGCCCACGCGGGCTTCCTGCTCGTCGGTGCCATCGCGATGACCGAGGACGGCCTGTCGAGCACGCTGTTCTACCTGCTGGCCTACGGCTTCACGACGCTGGCGGCGTTCGGCGTGATCAGCCTGGTGCGCGACTCCAGCGGTGAGGCCACGCACCTGTCCGCATGGGCGGGGCTGGCGAAACGGTCGCCGGTGCTGGCCGGCGTGTTCACGTTCCTGCTGCTGGCGCTGGCCGGTATTCCGTTGACCAGTGGGTTCGTGGGCAAGTTCGTGGTGTTCTCCGCGGCCCTGTCCGACGGCATGGCTCCGCTGGTGGTGATCGCGCTCGTGTTCAGCGCGGTGGCCGCGTTCTTCTACCTGCGCGTGATCGTGCTGATGTACTTCTCCGAGCCGGCGGCCGACGGCCCGACCGTCGCCATCCCGGGCGGCTTCACCACGGCGGCCATCACCCTCGGCGTGGTGGTGACGCTGGTTCTCGGCCTGGTTCCCTCGTTCGCTCTCTCGTGGGCCAGCTCGGGCGGCTTCGCTTCGTAG
- a CDS encoding NADH-quinone oxidoreductase subunit J, protein MIAAVLAQAPAAASTSVSVGEAIAFWILGPLSLLGALGMIFSRNAVHSALWLVLTMLSLGALYMTQSAPFLGFTQIIVYTGAIMMLFLFVLMLVGRESSDSVVEVLRGQRFMATVLGIGLAALIAAGVFRSMVNVTPAPALDPYAANGGGAGGLGRIIFTQYLFPFELTSALLITAALGAMVLAFTDRHKKGGKVPQRELVKLRFRGEHDRPSPLPGPGVFATANSVAVPALLPDGSIAPESLSAIIESTSALQLMRERKLIADEGPKPDAHALVGGDSVAAGTDEEGEGK, encoded by the coding sequence ATGATCGCGGCAGTTCTCGCGCAGGCGCCCGCCGCCGCGTCGACCTCGGTGTCGGTGGGCGAGGCGATCGCGTTCTGGATCCTCGGCCCGCTCTCGCTGCTCGGCGCGCTCGGGATGATCTTCTCGCGCAACGCCGTGCACTCGGCCCTGTGGCTGGTGCTCACGATGCTGAGCCTGGGCGCGCTCTACATGACGCAGTCGGCGCCGTTCCTCGGGTTCACGCAGATCATCGTCTACACCGGCGCGATCATGATGCTGTTCCTGTTCGTGCTGATGCTGGTCGGCCGCGAGAGTTCCGACTCCGTGGTCGAGGTGCTGCGCGGACAGCGGTTCATGGCCACGGTGCTCGGCATCGGGCTCGCCGCGCTGATCGCCGCCGGCGTGTTCCGCTCGATGGTGAACGTGACTCCGGCCCCGGCACTCGATCCGTACGCCGCCAACGGCGGTGGCGCGGGCGGCCTCGGGCGGATCATCTTCACGCAGTACCTGTTCCCGTTCGAGCTCACGTCGGCGCTGCTCATCACCGCCGCGCTCGGCGCGATGGTGCTGGCGTTCACCGACCGCCACAAGAAGGGCGGCAAGGTCCCGCAGCGCGAGCTCGTGAAGCTGCGCTTCCGCGGCGAGCACGACCGCCCGTCGCCGCTGCCCGGCCCGGGTGTGTTCGCCACGGCCAACTCCGTCGCCGTGCCGGCCCTGCTGCCCGACGGTTCGATCGCGCCGGAATCGCTCTCGGCGATCATCGAATCCACCTCGGCGCTGCAGCTCATGCGCGAGCGCAAGCTCATCGCCGACGAGGGCCCCAAGCCCGATGCCCACGCGCTGGTCGGCGGCGACAGCGTTGCCGCGGGCACCGACGAAGAAGGGGAAGGAAAGTGA
- a CDS encoding NADH-quinone oxidoreductase subunit M, whose amino-acid sequence MTWLLALILLPLVGSLVLAFLKGNDRAAIATALVVSIVEFLLIIPFWASYSPSGARIQQATSMDWIPTFGIHISFGTDGISLIMIAVIALLVPIVVGALGLTDKLPAGRTAGGFLSLILLQEAITIGVFAATDVFLFYVLFEIMLIPMYFLIGGYGGANRQYAAVKFFLYSFLGGLIMLASAIGAYSLASDKLGKGTFDWATLVTVVRDAPTGTQIWLFLGFFLAFAIKAPLVPFHTWLPDAASQAPIGVAVLLVGVLDKVGTFGFLRYCLPMFPEASKALAPLVLVLSVIGVIYGSILAAGQSDMKRFIAYVSIAHFGFISLGIFAFNEQAMIGSVSYMLNHSLSTGMLIVVIGLIVMRGGSTRISDYGGMAKVTPLLGGMLLIAGLSALSLPGTNSFVSEFLVLIGSFVTQPVYTIIATVGMVLAAAYVLWLYQRIMQGPVRGDALIGVGGGPGTAMAPELGAKKAIKDLGGREIAILAPMVILIIGLGFYPKPVLDTITPSVQATLSAVQGGK is encoded by the coding sequence ATGACTTGGCTCCTGGCGCTCATCCTGCTGCCGCTGGTCGGCTCGCTGGTGCTGGCGTTCCTCAAGGGGAACGACCGGGCCGCGATCGCGACCGCGCTCGTCGTGTCCATTGTGGAGTTCCTGCTGATCATCCCGTTCTGGGCGAGCTACTCGCCGTCCGGAGCGCGGATCCAGCAGGCGACCTCGATGGACTGGATCCCGACCTTCGGCATCCACATCTCGTTCGGCACCGACGGCATCTCGCTGATCATGATCGCGGTGATCGCCCTGCTGGTGCCGATCGTCGTGGGCGCGCTCGGGCTCACCGACAAGCTCCCGGCCGGCCGCACCGCCGGTGGGTTCCTGTCGCTGATCCTGCTGCAGGAGGCGATCACGATCGGCGTCTTCGCGGCGACCGACGTGTTCCTCTTCTACGTGCTGTTCGAGATCATGCTGATCCCGATGTACTTCCTGATCGGCGGTTACGGCGGCGCGAACCGGCAGTACGCGGCCGTGAAGTTCTTCCTGTACTCGTTCCTCGGCGGCCTGATCATGCTGGCCTCGGCGATCGGCGCGTACTCGCTGGCGTCGGACAAGCTCGGCAAGGGCACGTTCGACTGGGCCACGCTGGTCACGGTCGTGCGCGACGCCCCGACGGGCACGCAGATCTGGCTGTTCCTCGGCTTCTTCCTCGCGTTCGCGATCAAGGCGCCGCTGGTGCCGTTCCACACCTGGCTACCGGACGCCGCGAGCCAGGCTCCGATCGGCGTCGCGGTGCTGCTGGTGGGTGTGCTGGACAAGGTCGGCACGTTCGGCTTCCTGCGCTACTGCCTGCCGATGTTCCCCGAGGCGAGCAAGGCGCTGGCGCCACTGGTGCTGGTGCTCTCGGTGATCGGCGTGATCTACGGCTCGATCCTCGCGGCCGGGCAGAGCGACATGAAGCGGTTCATCGCCTACGTCTCGATCGCCCACTTCGGGTTCATCTCGCTGGGCATCTTCGCCTTCAACGAGCAGGCCATGATCGGCTCCGTGTCGTACATGCTGAACCACAGCCTCTCGACCGGGATGCTCATCGTGGTGATCGGCCTGATCGTGATGCGCGGTGGGTCCACGCGGATCTCCGACTACGGCGGGATGGCGAAGGTGACCCCGCTGCTCGGCGGGATGCTGCTGATCGCCGGTCTGTCCGCGCTGTCGCTGCCGGGCACCAACTCGTTCGTGAGCGAGTTCCTGGTGCTCATCGGCTCGTTCGTGACGCAGCCGGTGTACACGATCATCGCGACGGTCGGCATGGTGCTCGCCGCGGCCTACGTGCTGTGGCTCTACCAGCGGATCATGCAGGGCCCGGTGCGCGGTGACGCGCTCATCGGCGTGGGCGGCGGCCCGGGCACGGCCATGGCGCCGGAGCTCGGGGCCAAGAAGGCCATCAAGGACCTCGGCGGGCGGGAGATCGCGATCCTGGCCCCGATGGTCATCCTGATCATCGGCCTGGGTTTCTACCCCAAGCCGGTGCTCGACACGATCACCCCGTCGGTGCAGGCGACGCTGTCTGCCGTGCAGGGAGGCAAGTAA
- the nuoK gene encoding NADH-quinone oxidoreductase subunit NuoK, with protein MTPSYYLLLSALLFSIGAVGVLVRRNAIVVFMCIELMLNAVNLSLVTFARINGGLDGQVMAFFVMVVAAAEVVVGLAIIMSIFRTRRSASVDDTNLLKY; from the coding sequence GTGACCCCGAGCTACTACCTGCTGCTGTCGGCGTTGCTGTTTTCCATCGGCGCCGTGGGCGTCCTGGTCCGCCGCAACGCGATCGTCGTGTTCATGTGCATCGAGCTGATGCTCAACGCGGTGAACCTCAGCCTGGTCACGTTCGCCCGCATCAACGGCGGGCTCGACGGCCAGGTGATGGCGTTCTTCGTGATGGTCGTGGCCGCCGCCGAAGTCGTGGTCGGCCTGGCGATCATCATGTCGATCTTCCGCACCCGGCGCTCGGCCTCGGTCGACGACACCAACCTGCTGAAGTACTGA
- the nuoH gene encoding NADH-quinone oxidoreductase subunit NuoH, producing MPFLAQMPDAAERARLLADDPWWLVLFKAVIILLIGPILTIFLIVWERKAVGRMQNRPGPNRVGPNGYLQSLADAIKLPFKEQIIPDTADRKVYFLAPVLAAVPALIALSAIPFGPVVSIFGQTTTLQLMDLPVGVLVILACSSIGVYGIVLAGWSSGSPYPLLGGLRSAAQVISYEIAMGLSIVAVILYSGSLQTSEIVAQQAHGWYFYMLIPSFVIYLISMVGETNRAPFDLPEAESELVGGFHTEYSSMKFAMFFLAEYVNMVIVSAFCTTLFLGGWRFPFVGDDSPLNQNWWPMLWFFAKLFVLLFCFIWLRGTLPRLRYDQFMRLGWKVLVPINLVWILVVVAIKTIQWSWPQILVGVGIVLVVLVLISLAVPNKKLPEGDYVDLTGGGFPVPPLDLKVPESTPRQKALAKAEARAARRKPAAVGTAAQEGAEDGGN from the coding sequence ATGCCGTTCCTGGCGCAGATGCCGGATGCCGCCGAGCGGGCCCGCCTGCTCGCGGACGACCCGTGGTGGCTGGTCCTGTTCAAGGCGGTCATCATCCTGCTGATCGGCCCGATCCTCACGATCTTCCTGATCGTGTGGGAGCGCAAGGCGGTCGGCCGGATGCAGAACCGCCCCGGCCCGAACCGGGTCGGTCCCAATGGATATCTGCAGTCGCTGGCCGACGCGATCAAGCTCCCGTTCAAGGAGCAGATCATCCCGGACACCGCCGACCGCAAGGTGTACTTCCTCGCGCCGGTGCTCGCCGCCGTCCCCGCGCTGATCGCCCTGTCGGCCATCCCGTTCGGCCCGGTGGTGTCGATCTTCGGCCAGACGACCACGTTGCAGCTGATGGACCTGCCGGTGGGCGTGCTGGTGATCCTCGCGTGCTCGTCGATCGGCGTGTACGGCATCGTCCTTGCCGGCTGGTCCTCGGGCTCGCCGTACCCGCTGCTCGGTGGTCTGCGCTCGGCGGCGCAGGTGATCTCCTACGAGATCGCGATGGGCCTCTCGATCGTCGCGGTGATCCTCTACTCCGGTTCGCTGCAGACGTCGGAGATCGTGGCGCAGCAGGCCCACGGCTGGTACTTCTACATGCTGATCCCGAGCTTCGTGATCTACCTGATCTCGATGGTCGGTGAGACGAACCGCGCGCCGTTCGACCTCCCCGAGGCCGAGTCGGAACTGGTCGGCGGTTTCCACACCGAGTACAGCTCGATGAAGTTCGCGATGTTCTTCCTCGCCGAGTACGTGAACATGGTGATCGTCTCGGCGTTCTGCACCACGCTGTTCCTCGGCGGCTGGCGGTTCCCGTTCGTCGGCGACGATTCGCCGCTGAACCAGAACTGGTGGCCGATGCTCTGGTTCTTCGCGAAGCTGTTCGTGCTGCTGTTCTGCTTCATCTGGCTGCGCGGCACGCTGCCGCGGCTGCGTTACGACCAGTTCATGCGCCTGGGCTGGAAGGTCCTGGTGCCGATCAACCTGGTCTGGATCCTCGTGGTCGTCGCGATCAAGACCATCCAGTGGAGCTGGCCGCAGATCCTCGTCGGCGTCGGCATCGTGCTGGTGGTGCTCGTGCTGATCAGCCTGGCGGTGCCGAACAAGAAGCTGCCGGAAGGCGACTACGTCGACCTCACGGGCGGCGGGTTCCCCGTGCCCCCGCTGGACCTGAAGGTTCCCGAGAGCACTCCGCGCCAGAAGGCGCTGGCCAAGGCGGAGGCGAGGGCGGCCCGGCGCAAGCCGGCGGCCGTCGGCACCGCAGCACAGGAAGGGGCAGAAGATGGGGGCAACTGA
- a CDS encoding NADH-quinone oxidoreductase subunit G, with protein MTIAPDKPATTETPVPEGHVKLTIDGEEVIAPKGELLIRTAERLGTVIPRFCDHPLLDPAGACRQCLVEVEMGGRPMPKPQASCTMTVADGMVVKTQLTSGVADKAQQGVMELLLINHPLDCPICDKGGECPLQNQALAHGRTESRFVDTKRTFPKPLPISSQVLLDRERCVLCQRCTRFSAQIAGDPFIELLERGAHQQIGTAETADVLDLASRTTSGQPFQSYFSGNVIQICPVGALTSAAYRFRSRPFDLVSSPSVCEHCSSGCAERTDFRRGKVQRKLAGDDPEVNEEWLCDKGRFGFRYVQADDRIRRPLVRNEAGVLEEASWTDALRTAAEGLTKARDGKGVGVLTGGRLTVEDAYAYSKFARLALRTNDIDFRARAHSAEELAFLTSSVVATTPETGVTFGEIEQARTVLCVAFEPEDEAPIVFLRLRKAARKNRTRVVHLGQWTTSSVRKTFGELLACVPGGEAAAVDGIAQHAPDLDSALAGGGAVILVGERAAEVPGLFSSLQALVLRTGARLAWIPRRAGERGALAAGCVPTLLPGGRSVTDAAARAEVEKRWGAELPTAAGRDTTGILEAASGGDLDGLVVGGLDPNDLPDPDLARRALDNAGFVVSLELRASEVTERADVVLPIAPSVEKAGSYLNWEGRRREFDITVEGTGSLSDGRVLDTLAVEMDVDLFTQTPAAAAGDFAKLGQGTTNWGHIATAAQAAPVPGAGQAVLATWRQLIDNGSLQDDEPHLKGTQRKPVARLSAKTAEGLGVVVRVSTERGSITLPVEVADLPDGVVWLPGNSDGSAVRAALAAGHGALVQISGGEQ; from the coding sequence ATGACGATCGCGCCCGACAAGCCCGCGACCACGGAGACCCCGGTCCCCGAAGGTCACGTGAAGCTGACCATTGATGGTGAAGAGGTCATCGCGCCCAAGGGCGAGCTGCTGATCCGCACCGCCGAGCGGCTCGGCACGGTCATCCCGCGCTTCTGCGACCACCCGCTGCTCGACCCGGCCGGCGCCTGCCGCCAGTGCCTCGTCGAGGTGGAGATGGGCGGCCGGCCGATGCCGAAGCCGCAGGCCTCGTGCACGATGACGGTCGCCGACGGCATGGTCGTGAAGACGCAGCTCACCTCCGGCGTCGCCGACAAGGCGCAGCAGGGCGTGATGGAGCTGCTGCTCATCAACCACCCGCTCGACTGCCCGATCTGCGACAAGGGCGGTGAGTGCCCGCTGCAGAACCAGGCGCTGGCCCACGGCCGTACCGAGTCGCGGTTCGTCGACACCAAGCGCACGTTCCCGAAGCCGCTGCCGATTTCGTCGCAGGTGCTGCTGGACCGTGAACGCTGCGTGCTCTGCCAGCGCTGCACGCGGTTCTCGGCGCAGATCGCGGGCGACCCGTTCATCGAACTGCTCGAACGCGGCGCGCACCAGCAGATCGGCACCGCCGAGACGGCCGACGTGCTGGACCTGGCCTCCCGCACCACGAGCGGCCAGCCGTTCCAGAGCTACTTCTCGGGCAACGTCATCCAGATCTGCCCGGTCGGCGCGCTCACGAGCGCCGCGTACCGGTTCCGGTCCCGCCCGTTCGACCTGGTGTCCTCGCCGAGCGTGTGCGAGCACTGCTCCTCGGGCTGCGCGGAGCGCACCGACTTCCGCCGCGGCAAGGTGCAGCGCAAGCTCGCGGGCGACGACCCCGAGGTCAACGAAGAGTGGCTGTGCGACAAGGGCCGCTTCGGGTTCCGCTACGTCCAGGCCGACGACCGCATCCGCCGCCCGCTGGTCCGAAACGAGGCCGGCGTGCTGGAGGAAGCCTCCTGGACCGACGCGCTGCGCACCGCGGCCGAGGGCCTCACCAAGGCCCGTGACGGCAAGGGCGTCGGCGTGCTCACCGGTGGCCGGCTGACCGTCGAGGACGCCTACGCGTACTCGAAGTTCGCCAGGCTCGCCTTGCGCACCAACGACATCGACTTCCGCGCTCGCGCGCACTCGGCCGAGGAGCTGGCGTTCCTCACCTCGTCGGTCGTGGCCACCACGCCGGAGACCGGCGTGACCTTCGGCGAGATCGAGCAGGCCCGCACGGTCCTGTGCGTGGCCTTCGAGCCGGAGGACGAGGCACCGATCGTGTTCCTGCGGCTGCGCAAGGCAGCCCGCAAGAACCGCACCCGCGTCGTCCACTTGGGACAGTGGACCACCTCGTCGGTGCGCAAGACCTTCGGTGAGCTGCTCGCCTGCGTGCCGGGTGGGGAAGCCGCCGCGGTCGACGGCATCGCGCAGCACGCGCCGGACCTCGACTCCGCCCTGGCCGGTGGTGGCGCGGTGATCCTCGTCGGCGAGCGCGCCGCCGAGGTCCCCGGCCTGTTCTCCTCGCTGCAGGCGCTGGTCCTGCGCACGGGCGCGCGGCTCGCGTGGATCCCGCGCCGAGCCGGTGAACGCGGTGCGCTGGCCGCCGGCTGCGTGCCGACGCTGCTGCCGGGCGGTCGCTCGGTCACCGACGCCGCAGCTCGCGCCGAGGTCGAAAAGCGCTGGGGCGCCGAGCTTCCCACCGCGGCGGGCCGCGACACCACAGGCATCCTGGAAGCCGCTTCGGGCGGTGACCTCGACGGCCTGGTCGTCGGCGGGCTCGACCCCAACGACCTGCCCGACCCGGACCTGGCCCGGCGTGCGCTCGACAACGCGGGCTTCGTGGTCAGCCTGGAGCTGCGGGCGAGCGAGGTCACCGAACGGGCGGACGTGGTCCTGCCGATCGCGCCGTCGGTCGAGAAGGCGGGCAGCTACCTCAACTGGGAGGGCCGCCGCCGCGAGTTCGACATCACGGTCGAAGGCACCGGGTCTCTCTCTGACGGCCGGGTGCTCGACACTCTCGCCGTCGAGATGGACGTGGACCTGTTCACGCAGACGCCGGCCGCCGCGGCGGGCGACTTCGCCAAGCTCGGCCAGGGCACGACGAACTGGGGCCACATCGCCACCGCGGCGCAGGCCGCGCCGGTGCCGGGCGCCGGCCAGGCCGTGCTCGCCACCTGGCGGCAGCTGATCGACAACGGCTCGCTGCAGGACGACGAACCGCACCTCAAAGGCACGCAGCGCAAGCCCGTGGCCCGGCTCTCGGCGAAGACCGCCGAAGGCCTCGGCGTCGTGGTCCGCGTGTCCACCGAGCGCGGCTCGATCACGCTGCCCGTCGAGGTCGCCGACCTGCCCGACGGGGTCGTGTGGCTCCCGGGCAACTCCGACGGCTCCGCCGTCCGCGCCGCACTGGCCGCGGGTCACGGCGCGCTGGTGCAGATCTCCGGAGGTGAACAGTGA